From Bacillus sp. Bos-x628, the proteins below share one genomic window:
- a CDS encoding enoyl-CoA hydratase, translating to MEKLLTLQHEGQIALLTIQHPPANALSSQLLTELNDMFEQLEQNTEVRAIVIHGEGRFFSAGADIKEFTTLQEESDYASLADRGQQVFERIEQCPKPVIASIHGAALGGGLELAMSCDIRIATKDAKLGLPELNLGIIPGFGGTQRLPRYVGPAKALEMMGTSEPITGEEALACGLVSKLAETEEEALQKAKTLAAKFAAKSPKSLEYVLELLNAAKVYSYDGGMKLEAKKFGEVFQSNDAKEGIQAFIEKRKPNFKGE from the coding sequence ATGGAAAAGTTACTCACACTTCAACATGAAGGACAGATAGCGTTGCTGACGATTCAACATCCACCCGCAAATGCATTATCCTCTCAATTACTTACTGAGCTCAATGACATGTTTGAACAACTCGAACAGAATACTGAAGTAAGAGCCATTGTGATACACGGAGAGGGCAGGTTCTTCTCAGCGGGTGCTGATATTAAGGAATTTACAACATTGCAAGAAGAGTCTGATTATGCAAGTCTTGCAGACCGGGGACAGCAAGTGTTTGAACGAATTGAACAATGTCCAAAGCCTGTGATTGCATCCATTCACGGAGCAGCATTAGGCGGCGGACTAGAGCTTGCGATGTCTTGTGATATTCGTATCGCAACGAAAGATGCAAAGCTCGGGCTGCCTGAACTAAACTTAGGCATTATTCCAGGATTCGGCGGAACGCAGCGGCTACCTCGTTATGTGGGGCCTGCTAAAGCACTTGAAATGATGGGAACATCTGAACCTATTACCGGGGAAGAAGCACTCGCATGCGGGCTTGTTTCAAAACTTGCAGAAACAGAGGAAGAAGCCCTTCAAAAAGCCAAAACATTAGCAGCTAAATTTGCAGCTAAAAGCCCAAAATCACTCGAGTATGTTCTCGAATTATTGAATGCAGCTAAAGTGTATTCATATGATGGCGGCATGAAGCTGGAAGCCAAAAAGTTTGGTGAGGTCTTCCAATCCAATGACGCCAAGGAAGGCATCCAAGCCTTTATCGAAAAGCGTAAACCGAATTTTAAAGGGGAATAA
- a CDS encoding AMP-binding protein, with product MQSDKRWLLHYPNQIPHELTIPNATLQSYLFHSAEVAPDHTAIHFLGKNITYGQLQEESLKLANHLIRIGVKKSDRVAIMLPNCPQSVISYYAVLMAGGIVVQTNPLYTEKELEYQMQDSGSRVLITLDFLYPKAYKMKALTSVEHLIITKLQDYLPFPKNVLFPIVQKRKNKMVIQVERNETIHHFSEVLKDSLGDPIPQMSFNPKEDVAVLQYTGGTTGLPKGVMLTHENILANTEMCAAWMYNTSRGKERILGIIPFFHVYGMTTVLNLAVKEGHQMILLPRFDVADTLKIIERKKPTLFPGAPTMYIALLNHPSIEKYDLSSITACLSGSVALPVEVKQSFEQLTGGRLVEGYGLSETSPVTHANFLWGANKTGSIGCPWPNTDAGIYCEETGGLKNPYEHGEIIVKGPQVMKGYWNQPEETATVLRDGWFFTGDIGYMDEDGFFYIVDRKKDVIIASGYNIYPREVEEALYEHELVQEVVVAGIPDPYRGETVKAFVVPKKDAYLTEDELDRFVRTRIASFKVPRVYEFKESLPKTAVGKILRRVLIEEEKRKWSSASEVPVDQPET from the coding sequence ATGCAGTCAGATAAACGATGGCTTCTGCATTACCCGAATCAAATTCCCCACGAACTCACAATCCCAAATGCAACGTTACAATCTTACTTATTCCACTCTGCAGAGGTGGCGCCTGATCATACGGCCATTCATTTCTTAGGAAAAAACATCACCTATGGGCAGTTACAAGAGGAATCTTTAAAACTAGCCAATCATTTAATTCGAATTGGTGTGAAGAAAAGCGACCGAGTCGCTATTATGCTTCCAAATTGCCCTCAATCTGTCATTTCTTATTACGCTGTTTTGATGGCAGGCGGCATTGTCGTTCAAACAAACCCGCTTTACACCGAGAAAGAACTAGAATATCAAATGCAAGACAGTGGCTCAAGGGTACTGATTACGCTAGATTTTTTATATCCAAAGGCCTATAAAATGAAAGCGCTGACAAGTGTTGAACATCTGATCATCACAAAACTACAAGATTACTTGCCATTTCCGAAAAATGTCCTTTTCCCAATTGTTCAAAAAAGAAAAAACAAAATGGTCATCCAAGTAGAGAGAAATGAAACCATTCACCATTTTTCTGAGGTGTTGAAAGATTCGTTAGGAGACCCGATTCCGCAAATGTCCTTTAATCCGAAAGAGGATGTCGCTGTTTTGCAATATACGGGTGGAACAACCGGATTACCTAAAGGTGTCATGCTTACACACGAGAACATTTTAGCCAATACAGAAATGTGTGCAGCATGGATGTATAATACAAGCAGAGGAAAAGAGCGAATTCTTGGAATCATTCCGTTTTTTCATGTGTACGGGATGACAACCGTATTGAACCTTGCTGTCAAAGAAGGGCATCAAATGATACTTCTTCCACGCTTTGATGTTGCTGACACACTCAAAATAATTGAAAGGAAAAAACCGACCTTGTTTCCGGGAGCACCAACCATGTATATCGCTCTTCTCAATCATCCAAGTATTGAAAAATATGATTTGTCGTCGATCACTGCCTGTTTAAGCGGCTCGGTAGCTCTTCCTGTAGAAGTCAAACAAAGCTTTGAACAATTGACAGGAGGGCGTTTAGTAGAGGGATATGGTCTTTCAGAAACCTCGCCAGTAACACATGCTAACTTCTTATGGGGAGCAAACAAAACAGGAAGCATTGGCTGTCCTTGGCCAAATACAGATGCAGGTATTTACTGTGAAGAAACCGGAGGACTCAAAAACCCATATGAACATGGAGAAATCATTGTTAAAGGTCCACAGGTGATGAAGGGGTATTGGAATCAGCCAGAGGAGACAGCTACTGTTTTAAGGGACGGATGGTTTTTCACTGGAGATATTGGTTATATGGATGAAGATGGTTTTTTCTATATAGTAGACCGAAAAAAAGATGTCATCATAGCTAGCGGCTATAATATCTATCCAAGAGAGGTCGAAGAAGCACTTTATGAACATGAGCTTGTTCAGGAAGTCGTGGTTGCAGGTATTCCAGATCCATATCGAGGAGAAACGGTGAAAGCATTTGTTGTCCCGAAAAAGGATGCGTATTTAACAGAAGATGAGCTTGATCGATTTGTTCGCACAAGAATCGCATCATTTAAAGTGCCGCGTGTATACGAATTCAAGGAATCACTGCCTAAAACGGCAGTAGGGAAAATATTGCGCAGAGTATTAATTGAAGAAGAAAAAAGAAAATGGTCGTCTGCTTCTGAAGTACCTGTCGATCAACCTGAAACATAA
- a CDS encoding electron transfer flavoprotein subunit beta/FixA family protein — MNIFVLMKRTFDTEEKISIQSGAIQEDGAEFIINPYDEYAIEEAIQLRDEHGGEVTVVTVGGEDSEKQLRTALAMGCDQAVLLNVEDDLEEWDQFSTSTILYHYLKDKDASLILAGNVAIDGGSGQVAPRLAELLGFPYVTAITSIQIEGDSASIERDAEGDVEVISTQLPLVVTAQQGLNEPRYPSLPGIMKAKKKPLEELELDDLDLDEDDVPYKIKTIERFLPEKKDGGKVLSGELHDQVKELTDLLRNEAKVI, encoded by the coding sequence ATGAATATTTTTGTATTGATGAAGCGTACGTTTGACACGGAAGAGAAGATTTCCATTCAGTCTGGTGCTATTCAAGAAGACGGGGCGGAGTTCATTATTAATCCTTATGATGAGTATGCGATAGAAGAAGCGATTCAGCTTCGAGATGAGCATGGAGGAGAAGTAACGGTTGTCACAGTCGGTGGTGAGGATAGCGAGAAACAGCTAAGAACGGCACTGGCTATGGGTTGCGATCAAGCCGTTTTGTTAAATGTTGAGGACGATCTAGAAGAGTGGGATCAATTTTCAACCTCAACCATTCTCTATCATTATTTAAAGGACAAAGATGCTTCACTGATATTGGCAGGGAATGTCGCCATTGATGGCGGCTCTGGACAGGTCGCCCCTCGTCTTGCTGAATTACTAGGGTTTCCATATGTCACAGCCATTACAAGTATTCAAATTGAAGGTGATTCCGCTTCGATTGAACGAGATGCAGAGGGAGACGTTGAAGTAATTTCTACACAATTACCGCTTGTTGTGACAGCACAGCAAGGTCTCAATGAACCTCGCTATCCATCTTTACCAGGGATTATGAAAGCAAAGAAAAAACCTTTAGAGGAATTGGAATTAGATGATTTAGATCTCGATGAGGATGATGTACCATATAAAATCAAAACAATTGAACGTTTCTTACCGGAGAAAAAAGACGGTGGCAAGGTGCTGAGCGGTGAGCTTCATGATCAAGTCAAGGAGCTGACTGATCTATTGAGAAATGAAGCAAAGGTCATCTAA
- a CDS encoding DUF350 domain-containing protein, translating to MKAFWENELVEIAAYYSVAVLCIVLFLTVFELVTSYKNWEEIQRGNLAVAMATGGKIFGIANVFQHSIAQHNSLLQMVGWGVYGFIMLLVSYFIFEFLTPRFKVDKEIENDNRAVGFISLIISVGLSYVVAAGI from the coding sequence ATGAAGGCCTTTTGGGAAAATGAACTTGTGGAAATTGCCGCTTATTATAGTGTGGCAGTCCTATGTATTGTCTTATTTCTAACCGTTTTTGAACTCGTCACCTCCTATAAAAACTGGGAAGAAATTCAGCGAGGGAACTTAGCTGTTGCCATGGCGACAGGCGGGAAAATTTTTGGAATTGCGAATGTGTTTCAGCATTCCATCGCACAGCATAACTCTCTTCTTCAAATGGTTGGATGGGGCGTTTACGGCTTTATTATGTTGCTTGTCAGCTACTTCATTTTTGAATTTTTAACACCAAGATTTAAAGTAGACAAAGAGATTGAGAATGATAATAGAGCGGTTGGGTTTATTTCACTCATTATTTCAGTCGGGCTGTCCTATGTTGTAGCAGCCGGCATTTAA
- a CDS encoding endonuclease MutS2 has translation MQQKVLASLEFHKVKEKVMSYAASTLGKERVQDLTPLTDIETIKHLLEEVAEAQDVIRLKGSAPFGGLTDIRRGVKRAEIGSTLSPSELMEIAGLLYAVKNMKHFLLSMYEDGVDIPRLHAYAETLILLPELRKEIESSIGDNGEVLDHATPALRALRTQLRSLESKVRDQLESMIRSQSASKMLSDTIVTIRNDRFVIPVKQEYRSNYGGIVHDQSSSGATLFIEPQVVVDLNNTLQQTRLKEKQEIERILQMLTESVSEHIDELLHNVKELQTLDFIFAKAKYAKAEKATKPSVNDQGEIYLKRARHPLLPRDQVVANDIELGKDFSTIVITGPNTGGKTVTLKTLGLLTLMTQAGLHIPVEEGSEVAVFDQVFADIGDEQSIEQSLSTFSSHMVNIVDILKNMTSNSLVLFDELGAGTDPAEGAALAMSILDEVHQTNARVIATTHYPELKAYGYNREGVTNASVEFDIETLSPTYRLLIGVPGRSNAFEISKRLGLPAHLIDRAKADVHAEHNEVDQMIASLEDSKKQAEEELKETESYRKEAEKLHKELQKQILEWNEKKDKLLEEAEQTAKEKIEQAVKEAEDIIHELRSIQSEHRSFKEHELIDARKRLEEAVPEFDRKKKAETVKKNVRQLKPGDEVKVLTFGQKGTLLEKTGDKEWSVQMGILKMKVKENDMEFIKSAPEFKQEKAITAVKGKDYHVSLELDLRGERYENALSRVEKYLDDAVLAGYPRVSIIHGKGTGALRKGVQELLKQHRSVKNARFGEQGEGGLGVTIVELK, from the coding sequence CTGCAACAAAAAGTGTTAGCATCATTAGAATTTCATAAAGTAAAAGAAAAAGTGATGTCATATGCTGCATCCACCCTAGGGAAAGAGAGGGTACAGGACTTAACCCCGCTCACAGATATTGAAACCATAAAGCATCTGCTGGAAGAGGTGGCAGAAGCACAAGATGTGATTCGTTTAAAAGGGTCTGCGCCTTTTGGCGGTTTAACAGATATTAGACGAGGAGTCAAACGGGCAGAAATTGGCAGTACATTAAGTCCCTCTGAGCTAATGGAGATCGCAGGACTATTATATGCTGTGAAAAACATGAAGCACTTTCTCTTATCCATGTATGAAGATGGTGTCGATATACCACGCCTTCATGCATATGCAGAGACATTAATTTTACTGCCTGAATTGAGAAAAGAGATCGAGAGCTCTATTGGTGATAATGGGGAAGTGCTTGACCATGCGACTCCGGCGTTACGCGCGCTGCGCACACAATTACGCTCATTAGAATCAAAGGTGCGTGATCAATTAGAATCTATGATTCGTTCACAATCTGCTTCAAAAATGTTGTCAGATACAATTGTGACGATTCGAAATGATCGCTTTGTTATCCCTGTCAAGCAAGAGTATCGCTCGAATTATGGCGGGATTGTTCATGACCAATCCTCTTCTGGGGCGACACTTTTTATTGAGCCTCAGGTCGTGGTGGATTTGAACAATACATTGCAGCAAACTCGCCTAAAAGAAAAGCAAGAAATCGAAAGAATACTGCAAATGCTGACAGAGAGCGTTTCCGAGCATATTGATGAACTGCTTCATAATGTAAAGGAACTTCAGACATTAGACTTTATCTTTGCAAAAGCAAAGTATGCAAAGGCAGAAAAAGCAACGAAGCCTTCTGTGAACGATCAAGGAGAGATTTATTTAAAACGGGCGAGACATCCCCTTTTACCCCGAGATCAAGTGGTGGCAAATGACATTGAGCTTGGGAAGGATTTCTCGACCATCGTGATCACAGGGCCAAATACAGGTGGGAAAACGGTCACGTTAAAAACACTGGGACTTCTCACACTCATGACGCAGGCGGGCCTTCATATTCCGGTTGAAGAAGGATCGGAAGTGGCTGTTTTTGACCAAGTATTCGCCGATATTGGAGATGAGCAATCCATTGAACAAAGCTTGAGTACTTTCTCTTCTCATATGGTCAATATTGTGGACATTTTAAAGAATATGACCTCGAATTCACTTGTTTTATTTGACGAACTAGGCGCAGGGACAGATCCTGCTGAAGGTGCTGCACTTGCAATGAGTATATTAGATGAAGTTCATCAAACAAATGCTCGCGTCATTGCGACCACTCACTACCCTGAGCTGAAAGCATACGGATATAACCGAGAAGGTGTGACAAATGCGAGTGTAGAGTTTGATATCGAAACGTTATCACCAACGTACCGTTTGCTCATTGGTGTCCCAGGGCGGAGTAACGCTTTTGAAATTTCCAAACGTCTCGGATTGCCTGCTCACCTTATTGACAGAGCAAAAGCGGATGTACATGCAGAGCATAATGAAGTGGATCAAATGATTGCCTCATTAGAAGATAGCAAAAAACAAGCTGAAGAAGAGTTGAAAGAGACAGAATCCTATAGAAAAGAAGCGGAAAAACTGCACAAGGAGCTGCAAAAGCAAATCCTTGAATGGAATGAGAAAAAGGACAAGCTGCTAGAAGAAGCGGAACAGACAGCAAAGGAGAAAATTGAACAAGCGGTGAAAGAAGCAGAAGACATTATTCATGAGCTACGGTCTATTCAAAGTGAGCACCGCTCGTTCAAAGAACATGAACTCATCGATGCGAGAAAGCGTCTAGAAGAAGCTGTTCCTGAATTTGATCGGAAGAAAAAAGCAGAAACAGTAAAGAAAAACGTGAGACAATTAAAACCCGGTGATGAAGTGAAAGTGCTCACGTTTGGACAAAAAGGAACCTTGCTTGAAAAAACGGGTGACAAAGAGTGGAGTGTCCAAATGGGCATTCTGAAAATGAAAGTAAAAGAAAATGACATGGAGTTTATCAAATCGGCTCCAGAATTTAAACAAGAGAAAGCCATTACGGCTGTCAAAGGGAAAGATTATCATGTATCGCTTGAACTTGATTTAAGAGGAGAGCGTTATGAAAATGCTTTAAGCAGAGTAGAGAAATATTTAGATGATGCCGTATTAGCAGGTTATCCGCGCGTGTCCATTATTCATGGTAAAGGAACCGGAGCTCTGCGAAAAGGTGTTCAAGAATTATTGAAACAGCACCGAAGTGTGAAAAATGCTCGTTTTGGAGAACAAGGCGAGGGAGGATTAGGCGTCACCATCGTCGAATTAAAGTAA
- a CDS encoding TetR/AcrR family transcriptional regulator — protein sequence MKQKRPKYMQIIDAAVVVIAENGYHQSQVSKIAKQAGVADGTIYLYFKNKEDILISLFKEKMGQFIERMETDIQQKSSAKEKLLLLIQEHFRLLAQDHHLALVTQLELRQSNLELRQKINEVLKGYLNMLDTILTEGKKTGEFKQELDVRLARQMVFGTIDETATTWVMNDQKYDLTALAENVHDLLLNGIHQS from the coding sequence TTGAAGCAGAAAAGACCGAAGTACATGCAAATTATTGATGCAGCAGTCGTTGTGATTGCAGAGAACGGCTATCATCAGTCACAAGTTTCAAAGATTGCCAAACAAGCAGGGGTAGCAGACGGAACGATTTATCTCTATTTCAAAAATAAAGAGGATATTCTCATTTCATTATTTAAAGAAAAAATGGGACAATTCATCGAGCGGATGGAAACGGATATTCAACAAAAATCATCTGCTAAAGAAAAGCTTCTTCTGCTCATTCAGGAGCATTTTCGCCTGCTGGCACAGGATCATCATTTAGCACTTGTGACACAGCTTGAACTCAGGCAATCAAACCTTGAGCTGCGACAAAAAATCAATGAAGTGCTGAAAGGGTATTTAAATATGCTGGATACGATTTTAACAGAGGGGAAGAAAACAGGGGAATTCAAGCAAGAGCTTGATGTCCGCCTGGCCAGACAAATGGTTTTTGGTACGATTGATGAAACCGCTACAACATGGGTGATGAACGACCAGAAATATGATCTGACTGCACTTGCAGAAAACGTACATGATCTACTTTTAAACGGAATACATCAATCTTAA
- the uvrC gene encoding excinuclease ABC subunit UvrC: MNKLIKEKLSVLPDQPGCYLMKDRQNTVIYVGKAKVLKNRVRSYFTGSHDAKTQRLVSEIEDFEYIVTSSNIEALILELNLIKKYDPKYNVMLKDDKTYPFIKITNERHPKLIVTRNVKKDKGRYYGPYPNVQAARETKKLLDRLYPLRKCATLPDRVCLYYHLGQCLAPCVYDISEETNKQLVDEISRFLNGGHQQIKKELTEKMQEAAENLEFERAKELRDQIAHIDSTMEKQKMTMSDLSDRDVFAYAYDKGWMCVQVFFIRQGKLIERDVSLFPMYQDPEEEFLTFMGQFYAKNNHFLPKEILVPDSVDQVMIEQLLETSVHQPKKGKKKDLLLLAHKNAKIALKEKFSLIERDEERTIGAVKQLGDALNIYMPYRIEAFDNSNIQGADPVSAMVVFQDGKPYKKEYRKYKIKTVAGPDDYASMREVIRRRYSRVLKDQLPLPDLILIDGGKGQINAAIDVLENELNLSIPVAGLVKDEKHRTSNLMMGDTLEIVALERNSQAFYLLQRIQDEVHRFAISFHRQLRGKNAFQSILDDIPGIGEKRKKKLLKHFGSVKKMKEASVQEFQEIGIPKQTAELLAEALKK, encoded by the coding sequence ATGAATAAACTGATCAAAGAAAAGCTGTCAGTTTTGCCTGATCAACCGGGCTGTTACTTAATGAAAGATAGACAAAATACGGTCATTTATGTTGGGAAAGCAAAAGTATTAAAAAATCGGGTGCGCTCTTATTTTACTGGATCACATGATGCCAAAACGCAACGGCTCGTTAGTGAAATCGAAGACTTTGAATACATTGTGACTTCTTCTAATATTGAGGCACTTATATTAGAGCTGAATTTAATTAAGAAGTACGATCCGAAATATAATGTGATGCTAAAGGATGATAAGACGTATCCTTTTATCAAAATTACAAATGAACGCCATCCTAAGCTGATCGTTACCCGCAATGTAAAAAAGGATAAGGGTCGCTATTATGGTCCCTATCCAAATGTTCAGGCAGCAAGGGAAACAAAAAAGTTGCTAGATCGCTTGTATCCGTTGAGAAAATGTGCGACATTACCCGACCGTGTGTGTCTTTATTATCATCTTGGTCAATGTCTCGCACCTTGTGTGTATGACATTTCTGAAGAAACCAATAAGCAGCTAGTTGATGAAATCTCAAGATTTCTAAACGGAGGCCACCAGCAAATAAAAAAAGAATTAACTGAAAAGATGCAAGAAGCTGCTGAAAATTTAGAGTTTGAGCGTGCAAAAGAATTGAGAGATCAAATCGCTCATATCGACTCAACGATGGAAAAGCAGAAAATGACGATGAGTGACCTATCAGATCGAGATGTATTTGCCTATGCCTATGATAAGGGATGGATGTGCGTTCAAGTTTTCTTTATCAGACAGGGGAAATTGATTGAACGTGATGTTAGTCTGTTCCCAATGTATCAAGATCCAGAGGAAGAATTTTTAACATTTATGGGACAGTTTTATGCAAAGAATAATCATTTTCTACCGAAGGAAATTTTGGTGCCAGACAGCGTGGACCAAGTGATGATCGAACAATTGCTTGAGACATCTGTTCATCAGCCGAAAAAAGGAAAGAAAAAGGATTTACTTTTGCTTGCACACAAAAATGCAAAAATCGCCCTCAAGGAAAAATTCTCGCTCATTGAGCGTGATGAAGAACGGACGATTGGTGCTGTCAAGCAGCTTGGAGATGCCCTGAATATTTACATGCCATATCGGATTGAGGCATTCGATAACTCAAATATTCAAGGGGCAGACCCTGTTTCAGCCATGGTTGTCTTTCAGGATGGGAAGCCATATAAGAAGGAATATCGCAAATACAAAATAAAAACAGTTGCTGGACCGGATGATTATGCTTCCATGCGTGAAGTGATCAGAAGACGTTACTCACGTGTGTTAAAGGATCAATTGCCGCTGCCAGATTTGATTTTAATAGACGGCGGAAAAGGGCAGATCAACGCTGCCATAGACGTGCTGGAAAATGAGCTGAATCTGTCCATTCCGGTTGCAGGGCTTGTGAAAGATGAGAAACATCGTACGTCAAATCTCATGATGGGAGATACGCTTGAAATTGTTGCACTAGAACGAAACAGTCAGGCCTTCTATTTATTGCAGCGTATCCAAGATGAAGTACACCGATTTGCCATTAGCTTTCACCGGCAATTGCGAGGAAAAAATGCATTTCAATCCATTTTAGATGATATACCGGGTATCGGAGAAAAACGTAAAAAAAAGTTACTCAAGCATTTCGGCTCTGTGAAAAAGATGAAAGAAGCTTCTGTTCAAGAGTTTCAAGAGATTGGTATTCCGAAACAAACAGCGGAACTTTTAGCAGAGGCATTAAAAAAATAG
- a CDS encoding electron transfer flavoprotein subunit alpha/FixB family protein: MSKKVIVLGESRDGKLRNVTFEAIAAAHKVADGGEVIGVLIGDDVKDQAKELFYYGADHVMIVEHPHLSHYTSDGYAQALQAILDQVNPDAVLFGHTSLGKDLSPKVAARLQTGLISDAIDVSVTGEHLVFTRPIYSGKAFEKVISTDRLLMATIRPNNIPPLERDASRSGEVTAVSADIQNLRTIVKDVIKKTSEGVDLSEAKIIVAGGRGVKSKEGFEPLKELAQTLGAAVGASRGACDADYCDYALQIGQTGKVVTPDLYIACGISGAIQHLAGMSNSKVIVAINKDPEAEIFKIADYGIVGDLFEVVPLLNEELKKMNIHS; the protein is encoded by the coding sequence ATGAGTAAAAAAGTGATAGTACTTGGAGAAAGTCGTGACGGTAAATTAAGAAATGTGACATTTGAAGCGATTGCTGCGGCTCATAAAGTGGCAGATGGTGGTGAGGTGATTGGTGTATTGATAGGAGATGACGTCAAAGACCAAGCCAAAGAGCTGTTTTACTACGGAGCAGATCATGTCATGATCGTTGAACACCCGCATCTCTCACATTATACGTCAGATGGTTATGCTCAGGCGCTTCAAGCCATTTTAGATCAAGTCAATCCAGATGCAGTGCTTTTTGGTCATACGTCTCTTGGAAAAGACTTATCACCGAAAGTGGCTGCACGTCTGCAAACGGGCTTGATCTCAGATGCAATAGATGTAAGCGTTACCGGAGAGCATCTTGTATTCACAAGACCGATTTATTCAGGAAAAGCTTTTGAAAAAGTCATTTCGACAGATCGTCTGCTCATGGCAACAATCCGTCCAAACAATATCCCGCCGTTGGAGCGAGATGCGTCAAGGAGCGGAGAAGTCACAGCAGTATCTGCTGATATCCAAAACCTGCGAACGATCGTCAAAGACGTGATCAAAAAAACATCAGAAGGTGTGGATTTATCTGAAGCAAAGATTATTGTCGCTGGAGGGCGCGGGGTCAAGAGCAAGGAAGGCTTTGAACCACTGAAAGAGCTTGCTCAAACTTTAGGTGCAGCAGTCGGTGCCTCGCGCGGCGCTTGTGATGCAGACTACTGTGATTATGCGCTGCAAATTGGTCAAACAGGAAAGGTCGTAACGCCTGATCTTTATATTGCTTGCGGGATTTCTGGAGCAATCCAGCATTTAGCCGGAATGTCTAATAGTAAAGTCATTGTCGCCATCAACAAAGACCCAGAAGCTGAAATTTTCAAAATTGCAGATTACGGAATTGTTGGTGATCTGTTTGAAGTGGTTCCGCTTTTGAATGAAGAGTTAAAAAAGATGAATATCCACTCATAA
- the trxA gene encoding thioredoxin, translating into MAIVKATDATFSQETAEGVVLADFWAPWCGPCKMIAPVLEELDQEMGDKMKIVKIDVDENQETAGKYGVMSIPTLLVLKDGEVVETSVGFKPKEALAELVNKHL; encoded by the coding sequence ATGGCAATCGTAAAAGCTACTGACGCAACATTTTCACAAGAAACTGCAGAAGGTGTCGTTCTTGCAGACTTTTGGGCTCCATGGTGCGGACCTTGTAAAATGATTGCTCCAGTTCTTGAAGAGCTTGATCAAGAAATGGGCGATAAAATGAAAATTGTCAAAATTGATGTAGACGAAAACCAAGAAACAGCTGGTAAATATGGCGTCATGAGCATCCCGACACTTCTTGTATTAAAAGACGGAGAAGTTGTGGAAACTTCTGTTGGTTTTAAACCGAAAGAAGCGCTTGCTGAGCTTGTCAACAAACATCTTTAA